Below is a genomic region from Streptococcus salivarius.
TTTGAAGAAGACTTTTATCGCTATTCTGCCATGGATATTCCCTTAACCTTTTTGACGGATGATATTATGAGGGAGCTAGCTATCAGTCAAAAGAATTATTTTCTATTAAATAAAGAGAATGCCAGAGATGGACGCAATCAGTATTTCCATTTTGAAGTCAGCCTAGTTGATTCCAAGACACTTGTGAGACAGTATAGATATCTTGGAAATGATTGAACCTTAGCAATATCAGCAGCAGAAATAGTACTTATTGAACTATTGAACTTGTATAGAGAGTTTTGCAAGCTAAGAAATTC
It encodes:
- a CDS encoding DUF5960 family protein, which produces MRKRKIYDDKFQIDYFSDSYLKFEEDFYRYSAMDIPLTFLTDDIMRELAISQKNYFLLNKENARDGRNQYFHFEVSLVDSKTLVRQYRYLGND